The following coding sequences are from one Vibrio syngnathi window:
- a CDS encoding ribonuclease H1 domain-containing protein has translation MAKKYYVVWKGRTPGIFTTWNECKAQVDGFAGARYKSFPTLGEAESAFGGKSSSAPKPGSKSAFAKPSSAGKAAKAKVPPLTQQQITDMSFDIKIFTDGGCEPNPGEAGTGLAVYQNNQLAELWYGLYQPMGTNNTAELHGLKQAFMLAKEKLNAGQSVAIYSDSKYSIDCITKWATGWEKKGWTKSGGEIKNLDIIKPAYALYKELASKITIYHVNGHVGIEGNELADRMSIVAIASKEQDLSRYSEISDISEILALRAG, from the coding sequence TTGGCTAAGAAATATTATGTGGTTTGGAAAGGTCGCACGCCGGGTATTTTTACTACTTGGAATGAGTGTAAAGCGCAAGTTGATGGTTTTGCTGGTGCGAGATATAAATCGTTCCCAACACTAGGCGAGGCTGAATCTGCTTTTGGCGGTAAATCTTCTTCAGCGCCTAAACCCGGCTCAAAGTCTGCTTTTGCGAAGCCAAGCTCTGCCGGTAAGGCGGCGAAAGCGAAAGTCCCGCCTCTTACTCAGCAGCAAATCACTGATATGTCTTTTGATATCAAGATCTTTACTGATGGCGGTTGTGAGCCAAACCCAGGTGAAGCAGGGACGGGTTTAGCCGTTTACCAAAATAACCAGTTAGCAGAATTGTGGTATGGCTTGTATCAGCCAATGGGTACTAACAATACCGCCGAATTACACGGGCTTAAGCAAGCGTTTATGCTCGCGAAAGAGAAATTGAATGCGGGTCAGTCTGTGGCAATTTATAGCGACTCAAAATACTCAATTGATTGTATTACTAAGTGGGCAACGGGTTGGGAGAAAAAGGGTTGGACCAAGTCGGGTGGCGAAATCAAGAACCTCGATATTATTAAACCTGCGTATGCTCTCTACAAAGAGCTTGCTTCAAAAATCACCATCTATCATGTGAATGGTCACGTTGGTATTGAAGGTAACGAATTGGCCGATAGAATGTCGATTGTGGCTATTGCTTCTAAAGAACAAGACTTAAGTCGATATAGTGAAATCAGCGATATTTCAGAAATACTCGCTTTACGTGCCGGCTAA
- a CDS encoding glycosyltransferase family 4 protein: protein MKKVAFVAPTYPVLSETFIQTEVDSVKACGHEVCVMAFEVEESDKAFDYDIIKIGKDIRAGKITSINWLGFVKALSFVSKQSSMPKKSLFAYGFKLALQLAEKDVNHVHAHFCQHTAAHAIVAAKLLNITCSFVAHGHDVYEFAYDIEHKISSSDFVVAVCGDMLRDFNALAKGNVKLLHCGVNTEQFPMQPKVEEKQLRLVFLGRLVEQKGIHHLIEALAPIAEPLNIHLDIVGTGDLEDQLIEQVQQQNLTTNVTFLGAKPHEWVKQHLSHYDSLVAPFCFSQTGCVDTGPLVLKEAMAVGTPVITTNIMGCKEIVTPDTGYLVNEKNVEELRYAIESFAQLSSNAKASMGYKARARVEQSFNSIKQAQQLSRWIENPA from the coding sequence ATGAAAAAAGTAGCATTTGTGGCACCCACCTATCCGGTACTCAGTGAAACCTTTATCCAGACAGAGGTCGATTCCGTTAAAGCTTGTGGGCATGAAGTATGTGTCATGGCTTTCGAGGTTGAAGAGAGCGATAAAGCCTTTGACTATGACATTATTAAAATCGGCAAGGATATTCGGGCGGGTAAGATAACCAGTATCAACTGGCTAGGCTTTGTTAAAGCACTTTCGTTTGTTTCCAAGCAAAGCAGCATGCCGAAGAAATCACTGTTTGCCTATGGATTCAAACTGGCTCTGCAACTCGCCGAAAAAGACGTGAATCATGTTCATGCTCATTTTTGCCAACACACAGCGGCTCACGCTATCGTTGCTGCAAAGCTTTTAAACATTACCTGTTCGTTCGTCGCGCACGGTCACGATGTCTATGAATTCGCTTATGATATTGAACACAAGATATCTTCAAGCGACTTTGTTGTCGCTGTATGTGGGGACATGTTGCGAGACTTCAACGCCCTTGCAAAAGGCAACGTGAAACTGCTCCATTGCGGAGTGAATACTGAACAGTTCCCCATGCAACCTAAAGTCGAAGAGAAGCAGCTCCGTCTCGTTTTTCTTGGTCGTCTCGTCGAGCAAAAAGGAATTCATCATTTGATTGAAGCACTTGCGCCTATTGCCGAGCCACTCAACATTCATTTGGATATTGTCGGCACAGGAGATCTGGAAGATCAGCTAATCGAACAAGTGCAGCAGCAAAATTTGACTACAAACGTCACCTTTTTAGGGGCCAAACCTCATGAATGGGTAAAACAACACCTCTCTCATTACGACAGTTTAGTGGCGCCCTTTTGTTTTTCTCAAACGGGATGTGTCGATACCGGACCGTTGGTTTTAAAAGAAGCAATGGCGGTGGGAACGCCGGTGATTACCACCAACATCATGGGCTGCAAGGAGATCGTTACTCCAGACACGGGTTATCTGGTCAATGAAAAAAACGTTGAAGAGCTTAGATACGCGATTGAAAGCTTTGCTCAGCTAAGCAGCAATGCAAAAGCAAGTATGGGATATAAAGCAAGGGCAAGAGTCGAACAGAGTTTCAACTCAATTAAACAGGCTCAGCAATTGTCGCGCTGGATAGAAAACCCTGCTTAA
- a CDS encoding glycosyltransferase family 2 protein, with amino-acid sequence MAKVSVIIPTYNCLDYLPKAIGSVLKQSHQDIELIIIDDNSNDGTSIYLASIHDERIIKLSTLGVGAPQARNLGIEKATGEYIAFLDADDFWYPEKLERQLEFHQRYPDLAMSFTNYEHLTEEYQSIVDCFSYWSQFQDKDELFINIESPLEFIIENNVIGTSTVMVKADVFSKTDSFNADIKYGEDWELWLRMSENHQIGVLNSVQVGYLMRATSVTQTESLKLRNLQSIESILQRYQNDSQRWNLPASSFKIAKARILEGYADYYRGLQQNRQAVAYSFRSLVMAPHKRTLRHLIGDCKSFLTPAW; translated from the coding sequence ATGGCTAAAGTCAGCGTCATTATTCCTACTTACAACTGTTTGGATTACTTGCCTAAGGCGATTGGTAGTGTCCTTAAGCAGTCTCATCAAGACATTGAATTAATCATTATTGACGATAACAGTAATGATGGAACGTCGATTTATCTCGCTTCGATACATGATGAGCGCATCATTAAATTATCAACTCTGGGTGTGGGTGCACCTCAAGCGAGAAACCTTGGAATAGAGAAAGCAACAGGTGAATATATTGCTTTTTTAGATGCGGATGACTTCTGGTATCCCGAAAAACTCGAACGCCAGCTCGAATTTCACCAAAGATACCCAGATCTCGCAATGAGTTTTACCAACTACGAACATCTCACCGAAGAGTACCAATCGATTGTCGATTGCTTTAGTTACTGGTCGCAATTTCAAGACAAAGATGAGTTGTTCATCAACATTGAGAGCCCTTTAGAATTCATTATTGAAAACAATGTTATTGGTACATCGACGGTGATGGTGAAAGCCGATGTGTTTTCCAAAACAGACAGTTTTAACGCTGATATCAAGTACGGGGAAGATTGGGAATTGTGGTTACGAATGAGTGAAAACCATCAGATTGGCGTGTTGAACTCGGTACAGGTCGGTTACTTGATGAGAGCGACCTCAGTGACTCAAACTGAAAGCCTCAAATTGAGGAATTTGCAATCCATAGAATCCATTCTTCAACGTTACCAAAATGACAGTCAACGATGGAACCTGCCAGCGTCGAGTTTTAAAATAGCAAAAGCGAGAATACTAGAAGGCTACGCAGACTATTATCGAGGGTTACAGCAAAATAGACAGGCCGTTGCTTACAGTTTTCGATCTTTGGTTATGGCTCCGCATAAGCGAACGTTACGACACCTAATAGGAGACTGTAAGAGTTTCCTAACGCCGGCATGGTAA
- a CDS encoding AzlD domain-containing protein, which translates to MIWLTILLMTAIVFFSRYVFLEPTVPLRLNSTARRLLRYSSPAVLTAIWGPIVFSPEQTFWPSFENPYLIGALVTGLLIWKTGNVLLTIGVSMGVFLFYNLVAVDYLFNG; encoded by the coding sequence ATGATTTGGTTAACGATATTACTCATGACTGCGATTGTTTTCTTTAGTCGGTATGTGTTTCTAGAGCCTACAGTTCCTCTTCGACTCAATAGTACAGCGAGGCGTCTACTAAGATATTCAAGCCCAGCGGTGCTTACCGCAATTTGGGGGCCGATTGTATTTTCACCAGAACAAACATTTTGGCCAAGCTTTGAAAATCCATATTTGATAGGCGCGCTGGTGACTGGCTTGCTGATTTGGAAAACAGGCAATGTGCTACTTACTATTGGCGTCAGTATGGGCGTGTTTTTGTTCTATAACCTTGTCGCGGTTGATTACCTATTTAACGGATAG
- a CDS encoding AraC family transcriptional regulator has translation MDNKKRSKEKAEYKITEELGGLEILNAEYEKQNFSRHSHEGYTLGVIEQGAQRFYRTGGHHVAPQDAIILVNADEVHSGHSATEGGWAYRAMYPLPEQLAKITQELNLPNYGAPYFPRAVVEDPELANQLRLVFNTIDESDNRLLRETLMYGMLVKLISRHGKSPLNPQLDGKAQRQLVLVKEFLDDFPQADVSLDELSKLAALSPFHLVRSFQKEFGLPPHAYQIQSRLRLSRKLLKQGHTISDTAQECGFHDQSHFHRHFKKANGYTPGQYIKML, from the coding sequence ATGGATAACAAAAAGCGTTCTAAAGAGAAAGCCGAATACAAGATCACAGAAGAACTCGGTGGCCTTGAAATCCTCAATGCAGAATACGAAAAGCAGAATTTCTCACGTCACAGCCATGAGGGTTACACACTCGGTGTGATTGAGCAGGGTGCTCAGCGCTTCTATCGAACGGGAGGGCATCATGTCGCACCTCAAGATGCCATCATTCTGGTCAATGCTGATGAAGTTCATAGCGGTCATTCCGCCACTGAAGGCGGTTGGGCGTATCGCGCGATGTACCCACTCCCAGAGCAACTTGCTAAGATCACTCAAGAGCTAAACTTACCGAACTACGGCGCGCCTTACTTCCCAAGAGCTGTTGTTGAAGATCCTGAACTCGCCAATCAGCTCAGATTAGTTTTCAACACGATTGATGAATCAGATAATCGCCTGCTAAGAGAAACTTTGATGTATGGGATGTTGGTTAAACTGATTAGCCGACATGGTAAATCTCCGCTGAATCCTCAACTCGATGGGAAGGCTCAGCGCCAGCTTGTCTTGGTGAAAGAGTTTCTAGATGACTTTCCACAAGCTGATGTGTCATTAGATGAGCTGTCTAAACTGGCGGCTTTGAGCCCGTTTCACTTAGTGCGTTCTTTTCAGAAAGAATTTGGTCTTCCGCCGCATGCGTATCAAATCCAATCTCGGTTAAGGCTTTCGCGTAAGTTATTGAAACAAGGACATACCATTTCTGATACCGCGCAAGAGTGTGGTTTTCATGATCAAAGCCATTTTCATCGACACTTCAAAAAGGCCAATGGATACACGCCGGGGCAATACATCAAAATGCTCTAA
- a CDS encoding AzlC family ABC transporter permease, with the protein MDSERMDRRTQLWKGVLAGMPLSIAVIPWGILAGSYAIDAGLSQLQAQAMSAILFAGSAQLVAAGMFKAGIGLGTMLLTTLFITSRHFLYSVSMRDKISHLPARWRLLLGFWLTDELFAICSGQSQHEFNRWYAAGVGGGFYLVWNIASFVGIVAGSQIPSLNEIGLDFAVAATFIALVFPLISTLPVVVCVVVSLVTSVAMSVNNIEGGLMIAAITGMLAGFFSESFQDRNNGNKPIGEGK; encoded by the coding sequence ATGGATAGTGAAAGAATGGATAGACGAACACAGTTATGGAAGGGCGTTTTAGCGGGAATGCCCTTGAGCATTGCAGTAATCCCTTGGGGAATTCTAGCGGGCTCATATGCGATAGATGCTGGATTGAGTCAGCTTCAAGCGCAAGCGATGTCGGCTATTCTATTTGCTGGCTCAGCACAACTTGTCGCTGCGGGTATGTTCAAAGCGGGTATTGGTCTAGGCACCATGTTGTTGACTACCTTATTCATCACGTCTAGACACTTTCTGTATAGCGTATCGATGCGTGACAAAATCAGCCATCTTCCTGCGCGTTGGCGTCTATTACTCGGATTTTGGCTCACCGATGAGCTGTTCGCGATCTGTAGTGGGCAGTCTCAGCATGAGTTTAATCGTTGGTACGCTGCAGGTGTAGGTGGTGGTTTTTACCTCGTTTGGAATATCGCGAGCTTCGTTGGCATTGTTGCAGGTAGTCAAATTCCATCACTTAACGAGATTGGGCTCGACTTCGCGGTTGCAGCAACCTTTATCGCTTTGGTGTTTCCGTTAATTAGTACTTTGCCTGTCGTGGTGTGTGTTGTCGTTTCACTGGTCACTTCGGTTGCCATGTCAGTCAACAACATTGAGGGTGGGCTAATGATTGCAGCGATTACCGGTATGTTAGCGGGCTTTTTCAGCGAATCGTTTCAAGATCGAAACAACGGAAACAAGCCAATCGGGGAGGGGAAATAG